A part of Streptomyces sp. DSM 40750 genomic DNA contains:
- a CDS encoding DUF5685 family protein: MFGIVRPCSHRLGEGLRTQWMAHLCGLCLALRGDHGQFARVVTNYDGLLVSVLTEAQAELSTDWRRTAGPCPLRGMRTASVARGEGARLAAAVSLVLASAKVRDHMADGDGLLARKPVALAARRVATSWGRAGARTGTDIGFDTAVLVDAVDRQLGIEALAGPGTPLLTVTEPTETATAAAFAHTAVLAGRPGNAEPLAEAGRLFGRLAHLLDAVEDQADDAASGAWNPLTATGTSLAEARRLADDALHGIRLALREADFVDGKLAHLLLVHELRRSVDRAFGVMSVCSAHQRGGAPQPGDPYGSSHAGGGNPYAGGGGNPYAGGGGNPFGGGGAHGGGGGGFGGVPSPQPPRRRGFWAGCGMFWLLCCTCQMCCAKEYEGPWSRKRREGCCRDCDCCDACECCGCDC; the protein is encoded by the coding sequence GTGTTCGGAATAGTGAGGCCCTGCAGCCATCGGCTCGGTGAAGGGCTGCGGACGCAATGGATGGCACATCTGTGCGGGCTCTGTCTCGCGCTGCGCGGGGACCACGGGCAGTTCGCCCGGGTCGTCACCAACTACGACGGCCTGCTGGTCTCGGTGTTGACGGAAGCTCAGGCCGAGCTGAGCACCGACTGGCGACGGACCGCCGGGCCCTGCCCGCTGCGCGGAATGCGCACCGCCTCCGTCGCGCGGGGCGAGGGTGCGCGGCTCGCCGCCGCCGTCTCGCTGGTGCTCGCCTCTGCCAAGGTGCGCGACCACATGGCCGACGGGGACGGACTGCTCGCCCGCAAGCCGGTGGCGCTCGCCGCGCGCCGGGTCGCGACGAGCTGGGGGCGCGCGGGCGCTCGTACGGGAACGGACATCGGGTTCGACACGGCGGTGCTGGTCGACGCCGTGGACCGGCAGCTCGGCATCGAGGCGCTGGCCGGGCCGGGCACCCCGCTGCTGACGGTCACCGAGCCGACCGAGACGGCGACCGCGGCGGCCTTCGCGCACACCGCGGTGCTGGCCGGCCGCCCCGGCAACGCCGAACCGCTCGCCGAGGCCGGACGTCTCTTCGGCCGGCTCGCCCATCTGTTGGACGCGGTGGAGGACCAGGCCGACGACGCCGCCTCCGGCGCGTGGAACCCGCTGACCGCCACGGGGACCTCCCTGGCAGAGGCCCGGCGGCTCGCCGACGACGCCCTGCACGGCATCCGGCTCGCCCTGCGCGAGGCCGACTTCGTGGACGGCAAGCTGGCCCATCTGCTGCTGGTGCACGAGTTGCGCAGGTCGGTGGACCGGGCGTTCGGGGTGATGTCGGTGTGCTCGGCCCACCAGCGGGGTGGGGCGCCGCAGCCGGGCGATCCGTACGGCAGTTCGCATGCGGGGGGCGGGAATCCGTACGCGGGCGGTGGTGGAAACCCGTATGCCGGAGGTGGCGGGAATCCGTTCGGCGGTGGTGGGGCGCACGGTGGTGGGGGTGGTGGCTTCGGTGGGGTGCCGTCGCCGCAGCCGCCGAGGCGGCGGGGGTTCTGGGCGGGGTGTGGCATGTTCTGGCTGCTGTGCTGCACCTGCCAGATGTGCTGCGCCAAGGAGTACGAGGGTCCCTGGTCCCGGAAGAGGCGCGAGGGCTGCTGCCGGGACTGCGACTGTTGTGACGCGTGCGAGTGCTGCGGCTGC
- a CDS encoding cell division protein SepF translates to MGSVRKASAWLGLVDDNDDERYYDDDYADERESGSGEAWVTDPRVKVASESAQEHGRRIGTVTPDSFRDARHIGELFRDGVPVIMNLTNMEAADAKRVVDFAAGLIFGLRGSIERVSNRVFLLTPADTEIVSGEVASRPVDGFFNQS, encoded by the coding sequence ATGGGATCGGTGCGCAAGGCGAGTGCCTGGCTTGGCCTCGTCGACGACAACGATGACGAGCGTTACTACGACGACGACTACGCCGATGAGCGGGAGTCCGGCTCCGGCGAGGCCTGGGTCACCGACCCCCGTGTCAAGGTCGCGTCCGAGTCCGCGCAGGAGCACGGCCGCCGGATCGGCACGGTCACGCCGGACAGCTTCCGTGACGCCCGGCACATCGGCGAGCTCTTCCGGGACGGTGTCCCGGTGATCATGAATCTCACGAACATGGAGGCCGCCGACGCCAAGCGCGTCGTCGACTTCGCGGCCGGCCTGATCTTCGGTCTGCGCGGTTCGATCGAGCGGGTCTCCAACCGCGTGTTCCTGCTGACCCCCGCCGACACGGAGATCGTCAGCGGCGAGGTCGCGAGCCGTCCGGTCGACGGCTTCTTCAACCAGAGCTGA
- a CDS encoding acyl-CoA dehydrogenase family protein: protein MSVPAKLPPFDPADPLGLDDLLDPEDLAVRDTVRSWAADRVLPYVAEWYERGELPGIRELARELGAIGALGMSLDGYGCAGASAVQYGLACLELEAADSGIRSLVSVQGSLAMYAIHRFGSETQKQTWLPRMASGEVIGCFGLTEPDHGSDPASMRTYAKRDGGDWVLDGRKMWITNGSVAGVAVVWAQTEDGMRGFVVPTDTAGFSAPEIKHKWSLRASVTSELVLDDVRLPADAALPEVTGLKGPLSCLSHARYGIVWGSMGAARACFEAAVEYAKTREQFGKPIGAFQLTQAKLADMAVELHKGILLAHHLGRRMDAGRLRPEQISFGKLNNVREAIEICRTARTILGANGISLEYPVMRHATNLESVLTYEGTVEMHQLVLGKALTGLDAFR from the coding sequence ATGTCCGTGCCCGCGAAGTTGCCGCCCTTCGATCCCGCCGATCCGCTTGGGCTCGATGACCTGCTCGACCCCGAGGATCTCGCCGTGCGGGACACCGTGCGGAGTTGGGCGGCGGATCGGGTGTTGCCGTATGTCGCCGAGTGGTACGAACGGGGCGAGTTGCCCGGGATTCGGGAACTGGCCCGGGAGTTGGGGGCCATCGGGGCGCTGGGGATGTCGCTCGACGGGTATGGGTGTGCGGGGGCCAGTGCCGTGCAGTACGGGCTCGCCTGTCTGGAGTTGGAGGCGGCGGACTCGGGGATCCGGTCGCTCGTGTCCGTGCAGGGGTCGCTCGCGATGTACGCCATTCATCGGTTCGGGAGCGAGACGCAGAAGCAGACGTGGCTGCCGCGGATGGCCTCCGGTGAGGTGATCGGGTGCTTCGGGCTCACCGAGCCCGACCATGGCTCCGACCCGGCGTCGATGCGTACGTACGCCAAGCGGGACGGCGGCGACTGGGTCCTCGACGGGCGGAAGATGTGGATCACCAATGGGTCCGTCGCCGGGGTCGCCGTGGTGTGGGCGCAGACCGAGGACGGTATGCGCGGGTTCGTCGTGCCGACGGACACCGCCGGATTCTCGGCGCCCGAGATCAAGCACAAGTGGTCCCTGCGGGCGTCGGTCACGAGTGAACTCGTCCTGGACGATGTGCGGTTGCCCGCCGATGCCGCGCTGCCGGAGGTCACGGGGCTGAAAGGACCGCTGAGTTGTCTTTCGCACGCCCGCTACGGAATCGTGTGGGGCTCGATGGGAGCCGCACGGGCCTGTTTCGAGGCGGCCGTCGAATACGCCAAAACACGGGAGCAGTTCGGGAAGCCGATCGGGGCATTCCAGCTCACCCAGGCCAAACTCGCCGACATGGCGGTGGAGTTGCACAAGGGGATTCTGCTCGCCCACCATCTGGGGCGGCGGATGGACGCGGGACGACTCCGTCCCGAGCAGATCAGCTTCGGCAAGCTGAACAACGTACGAGAGGCGATCGAGATCTGCCGTACCGCCCGCACGATTCTCGGCGCGAACGGGATCTCCCTGGAGTACCCGGTGATGCGGCACGCGACGAATCTGGAGTCCGTGCTCACCTACGAGGGCACCGTCGAAATGCACCAACTGGTGCTGGGCAAGGCGCTCACCGGACTTGACGCCTTCCGGTGA
- a CDS encoding MFS transporter: MSGTPTAAARRRREAGAGANRWVVLIVLCVSLLLVAVDATVLHVAVPAVTEDIRPGAMELLWIVDVYPLVCASLLILFGTLGDRVGRRRILLLGYALFGVASGLAALAENPQVLIAARALLGVGGAMIMPATLSILRQVFPDRRERALAIGIWSAVAAVGAAVGPLLGGFLLEHFWWGSVFLVNIPLMLVSLPIGRLLLPESTGDRDGPWDVVGALMAAVGLFCVVFGVKRLGGGHTPFDPATAPALLVGGGLLIAFVRRQRRRSHPLIDLRMFARPAFSTSVGCIVLAMLALVGLELIAAQYLQLVLGLSPLETGLRLLPLTIAAMAAGLVGSHLLHRFGPRRMVSLGFCLTALSVVLLTAMGRHDNAGLLLAGFILLGFGLETTLFGAYESMLSEAPASSAGGAAAIGETSYQLGAGIGIALLGSVMNAAYAPGLSSVPGVPTPASDAAGHSLGEAYEVADRLGGSSGEALRHAARDSFVHGLHVTLLVSAALLVLGAVMALRLPRGMECGASADVPGPREATATTPVRAESMR, translated from the coding sequence ATGTCCGGGACGCCCACGGCCGCTGCGCGACGCCGTCGGGAGGCCGGGGCCGGTGCAAACCGCTGGGTCGTCCTGATCGTCCTCTGCGTCAGCCTGCTGCTCGTCGCCGTGGACGCCACCGTGCTGCACGTGGCGGTGCCCGCCGTCACCGAGGACATCAGGCCCGGAGCCATGGAGCTGCTCTGGATCGTCGACGTCTATCCGCTGGTCTGCGCCTCGCTGCTGATCCTCTTCGGCACGCTCGGCGACCGGGTCGGCCGCAGGCGGATCCTCCTCCTCGGATACGCCCTCTTCGGCGTCGCCTCCGGGCTCGCGGCCCTCGCCGAGAATCCCCAGGTCCTGATCGCGGCCCGCGCCCTGCTCGGCGTCGGTGGCGCGATGATCATGCCCGCGACGCTGTCGATCCTGCGCCAGGTCTTCCCCGACCGGCGCGAGCGGGCGCTCGCCATCGGCATCTGGAGTGCCGTCGCCGCGGTGGGCGCGGCCGTCGGACCGCTCCTCGGCGGGTTTCTGCTGGAGCACTTCTGGTGGGGCTCGGTCTTCCTCGTCAACATCCCGCTGATGCTCGTCAGCCTGCCGATCGGACGGCTGCTGCTGCCCGAGTCGACGGGCGACCGCGACGGTCCCTGGGACGTGGTCGGCGCACTGATGGCCGCCGTCGGCCTCTTCTGCGTGGTCTTCGGAGTGAAGCGGCTCGGCGGCGGACACACGCCGTTCGACCCGGCCACCGCGCCGGCGCTCCTCGTCGGCGGCGGGCTGCTGATCGCGTTCGTACGACGGCAGCGGCGCCGGTCGCATCCGCTGATCGACCTGCGGATGTTCGCGCGCCCCGCGTTCAGCACGTCCGTCGGCTGCATCGTGCTCGCGATGCTCGCGCTGGTGGGGCTCGAGCTGATCGCCGCGCAGTATCTGCAACTGGTTCTCGGGCTGTCCCCGCTGGAGACGGGGCTACGGCTGCTGCCGCTGACCATCGCCGCGATGGCGGCCGGGCTCGTCGGCTCCCACCTGCTGCACCGCTTCGGGCCGCGCCGCATGGTCTCCCTCGGCTTCTGCCTCACCGCCCTCTCGGTCGTCCTGCTGACGGCGATGGGGCGCCACGACAACGCGGGGCTGTTGCTCGCCGGGTTCATCCTGCTGGGCTTCGGGCTGGAGACGACGCTCTTCGGGGCGTACGAGTCGATGCTGAGCGAGGCGCCCGCGTCGTCCGCGGGCGGGGCGGCGGCGATCGGCGAGACCTCGTACCAGCTGGGTGCCGGCATCGGGATCGCGCTTCTCGGCAGTGTGATGAACGCGGCGTACGCGCCCGGGCTGTCGTCCGTGCCAGGGGTACCCACGCCGGCGTCCGATGCCGCGGGGCATTCACTCGGCGAGGCGTACGAGGTCGCGGATCGGCTGGGCGGGTCCTCGGGAGAGGCCTTGCGGCATGCCGCCCGTGACTCGTTCGTCCATGGGCTGCATGTGACACTGCTGGTGAGTGCGGCTCTGCTCGTCCTCGGTGCGGTGATGGCCTTGCGGCTGCCTCGGGGGATGGAGTGCGGGGCATCCGCGGATGTGCCCGGGCCGCGGGAGGCTACGGCGACGACGCCTGTACGTGCGGAATCGATGCGCTGA
- a CDS encoding glycosyltransferase family 39 protein — protein MTDLATRPAPPLLRRAAPALLGYAAVRALGLVALGLWSAARDKSALTLLSARWDSLWYTRVAELGYGYEVRLPNGDVHSNLAFFPLLPWLERAVSAVTPLSYAHAGLVVGTLASLAAAWGIFAVADHVYGRRVGVCAVLLWAVLPVGIVQSMAYTESLFTALAAWSLYTVLTGRWVTAGILAAFAGLTRPVGLAVVAAIWAAAVASSVRERRRAPASPSRRNRSAEASGGTPLWPRTLGVLLAPLGAVGYVLWVGHRTGKGPLGYLDVQAGWRNGFDGGYAFARFVADKFTSFPSALAGAGLIIGVALTIWLYVVCVRQGQPLPLLVYAGVVTALALCASSYFGSKPRLLMPAFPLLLPLARALAGARTPRSAAIVGGVAAVSAVYGAFWLNGSGPP, from the coding sequence GTGACCGATCTTGCTACGCGCCCGGCGCCGCCCCTTCTACGGCGGGCCGCCCCCGCGCTCCTCGGGTACGCCGCCGTGCGCGCCCTGGGCCTCGTCGCCCTCGGCCTGTGGAGCGCGGCGCGCGACAAGAGCGCCCTGACGCTGCTGTCGGCCCGCTGGGACTCGCTCTGGTACACCCGCGTCGCCGAACTCGGCTACGGCTACGAGGTGCGCCTGCCGAACGGCGACGTCCACTCCAACCTGGCCTTCTTCCCGCTGCTGCCCTGGCTGGAGCGGGCGGTGTCGGCGGTGACCCCGCTGTCGTACGCCCACGCCGGCCTCGTCGTCGGCACGCTCGCCTCGCTCGCCGCGGCCTGGGGGATCTTCGCGGTCGCCGACCATGTGTACGGCCGCCGCGTCGGGGTGTGCGCGGTGCTGCTGTGGGCGGTGCTCCCGGTCGGGATCGTGCAGTCGATGGCGTACACGGAGTCGCTGTTCACCGCGCTGGCCGCCTGGTCGCTGTACACCGTCCTGACCGGCCGTTGGGTGACCGCCGGCATCCTGGCCGCCTTCGCCGGACTGACCCGCCCGGTGGGACTCGCGGTGGTCGCGGCGATCTGGGCGGCGGCGGTCGCGTCCTCCGTGCGGGAACGACGGCGCGCCCCCGCTTCCCCATCCAGGCGAAACCGGAGTGCGGAGGCATCGGGCGGCACTCCTCTCTGGCCGCGCACCCTCGGAGTGCTCCTCGCGCCCCTGGGCGCGGTCGGCTACGTCCTGTGGGTCGGCCATCGCACGGGCAAGGGACCGCTCGGCTATCTGGACGTCCAGGCGGGGTGGCGCAACGGCTTCGACGGGGGTTACGCCTTCGCCCGTTTCGTCGCCGACAAGTTCACGTCGTTCCCGTCGGCCCTGGCGGGTGCCGGGCTGATCATCGGAGTGGCGTTGACCATCTGGCTGTACGTGGTGTGCGTACGGCAGGGGCAGCCGCTCCCCCTGCTGGTCTACGCGGGTGTCGTCACCGCACTGGCGCTGTGCGCGTCGAGCTACTTCGGTTCGAAACCCCGGCTGCTGATGCCCGCCTTCCCGCTGCTGCTGCCCCTCGCGCGGGCCCTGGCCGGGGCCCGTACGCCCAGGTCAGCGGCGATCGTCGGCGGTGTCGCGGCGGTGTCGGCGGTCTACGGGGCGTTCTGGCTGAATGGCTCCGGTCCCCCCTGA
- a CDS encoding phosphatase PAP2 family protein — MRTELKPTRLDRVFSRLDREPERPTHIDVPVMTRHRVVLFASTLAFYVAIVWAVVITSWLVRLDWQIMFFRPYQQWQQIHAFLDYYVVLGQRGPTAVMVAAWLGWRSWRQHTLRPMLALGVSLLLLNITVGAAKIGMGRLGPHYATEIGSNEMWLGGDIFPSGHTANAVVTWGILAYLASTPRARRWLSALSAVISLGVGLTTVYLGTHWLSDVVLGWAAGLLIMLALPWFEPLIARAEAWLFSLRDTLRDRRTAPVAAPAPATVVGTASLRKPGEEPATVRDTGIAARAAHPPIVPLHLSPGPHPTRSERAPVTPLGSRRPPHADRVAHNATSARPLAGG; from the coding sequence GTGCGTACCGAACTAAAGCCGACCCGTCTGGACCGGGTCTTCTCCAGGCTGGACCGTGAGCCGGAACGGCCGACCCACATCGATGTACCGGTGATGACCCGGCACAGAGTGGTGCTGTTCGCCTCCACCCTGGCCTTCTACGTCGCCATCGTGTGGGCCGTCGTCATCACGTCGTGGCTGGTGCGGCTCGACTGGCAGATCATGTTCTTCCGGCCGTACCAGCAGTGGCAGCAGATCCACGCCTTCCTGGACTACTACGTCGTCCTGGGCCAGCGCGGCCCCACCGCCGTGATGGTCGCCGCCTGGCTGGGCTGGCGCTCCTGGCGGCAGCACACGCTGCGCCCGATGCTCGCGCTCGGTGTCTCGCTGCTGCTGCTGAACATCACGGTCGGCGCCGCCAAGATCGGCATGGGCCGGCTGGGCCCGCACTACGCCACCGAGATCGGCTCCAACGAGATGTGGCTGGGCGGCGACATATTTCCTTCGGGACACACCGCGAACGCCGTGGTGACCTGGGGAATCCTGGCCTATCTGGCGTCGACGCCAAGGGCCAGACGCTGGCTGTCCGCGCTGTCCGCCGTGATCTCGCTCGGCGTCGGTCTCACCACGGTCTACCTCGGTACGCACTGGTTGAGCGACGTCGTGCTGGGCTGGGCCGCCGGTCTGCTGATCATGCTGGCGCTGCCCTGGTTCGAGCCGCTGATCGCCCGTGCCGAGGCCTGGCTCTTCTCGCTGCGGGACACCCTGCGCGACCGCCGTACGGCGCCCGTCGCGGCGCCGGCGCCGGCCACCGTGGTGGGCACGGCCTCGCTGCGCAAGCCCGGCGAGGAGCCCGCGACCGTCCGCGACACCGGTATAGCGGCCCGCGCCGCCCATCCCCCGATCGTGCCGCTGCATCTGTCCCCCGGACCGCATCCGACCAGGTCGGAGCGGGCCCCGGTCACCCCGCTCGGCTCCCGCCGACCACCCCACGCGGACCGGGTCGCGCACAACGCGACCTCGGCCCGGCCGCTCGCGGGCGGCTGA
- a CDS encoding I78 family peptidase inhibitor: protein MAPIPTPPEEPQDDPGDYVGLEASSAERRAGERGWSTVRKLPPGAIITMEYRFGRLNLEVEDGRVKRAWKG from the coding sequence ATGGCACCCATTCCCACCCCTCCCGAAGAGCCCCAGGACGACCCCGGCGACTACGTCGGGCTGGAGGCGTCGAGCGCCGAGCGCCGCGCCGGGGAGCGCGGCTGGTCCACCGTCAGAAAGCTGCCGCCGGGCGCGATCATCACCATGGAGTACCGCTTCGGCCGGCTGAACCTCGAGGTCGAGGACGGCCGGGTGAAGCGCGCCTGGAAGGGCTGA
- the ctaD gene encoding aa3-type cytochrome oxidase subunit I, with protein MGTETVQAPARPVRTKEPGRVVVDWLTTTDHKKIGHLYLVTSFLFFLAAGLMALVMRAELARPGTQIVDNQQFNQLFTLHGTIMLLLFATPTFAGFANEIMPLQIGAPDVAFPRLNMLSYWLFLFGGLIVLGSLLVPSGPAAFGWFAYAPLNSLERSPGIGADMWIMGLALAGFGTILGAVNFLTTIIAMRGPGMTMFRMPIFTWNTLFTSIMILMAFPVLAAALLCLEADRRFGSHVFDAANGGALLWQHLFWFFGHPEVYIIALPFFGIITEIIPVFSRKPIFGYLTLVGATMAITGLSMVVWAHHMFATGAVLLPFFSFMSFLIAVPTGVKFFNWTGTMLKGSLSFETPMLWATGFLVSFLLGGLTGVILASPPMDFHVTDSYFVVAHFHYVVFGTVVFATFAGFFFWWPKFTGKMLDERLGKIQFWTLFVGFHTTFLVQHWLGAEGMPRRYSDYLAADGFTALNTVSTIGSFLLGLSTLPFLYNVWKTSRYGVKVDVDDPWGYGRSLEWATSCPPPRHNFVTLPRVRSEAPAFDLHHPKFAAITPPQTRKGQERTPHPRIGQERPTDGPGET; from the coding sequence ATGGGGACCGAGACCGTACAGGCGCCGGCACGACCCGTACGGACCAAGGAACCGGGGCGGGTGGTGGTCGACTGGCTGACCACCACGGACCACAAGAAGATCGGCCATCTCTACCTGGTCACGTCGTTCCTGTTCTTCCTCGCCGCCGGACTGATGGCGCTGGTGATGCGCGCCGAGCTGGCCCGCCCGGGCACCCAGATCGTGGACAACCAGCAGTTCAACCAGCTCTTCACGCTGCACGGCACGATCATGCTGCTGCTCTTCGCGACGCCGACCTTCGCCGGGTTCGCCAACGAGATCATGCCGTTGCAGATCGGCGCGCCCGATGTCGCCTTCCCCCGGCTGAACATGCTGTCGTACTGGCTGTTCCTGTTCGGGGGGCTGATCGTGCTGGGCTCGCTGCTGGTGCCGTCGGGGCCCGCGGCCTTCGGCTGGTTCGCCTACGCGCCGCTGAACAGTCTGGAGCGGTCGCCGGGTATCGGGGCCGATATGTGGATCATGGGGCTGGCGCTGGCCGGCTTCGGGACGATCCTCGGCGCGGTGAACTTCCTGACCACGATCATCGCGATGCGCGGCCCCGGCATGACGATGTTCCGGATGCCGATCTTCACCTGGAACACGCTGTTCACGTCGATCATGATCCTGATGGCGTTCCCGGTGCTGGCGGCCGCGCTGCTCTGTCTGGAGGCCGACCGGCGGTTCGGCAGCCACGTCTTCGACGCGGCCAACGGCGGCGCGCTGCTGTGGCAGCACCTGTTCTGGTTCTTCGGGCATCCCGAGGTGTACATCATCGCGCTGCCGTTCTTCGGGATCATCACGGAGATCATCCCGGTCTTCAGCCGCAAGCCGATCTTCGGCTATCTGACGCTGGTCGGGGCGACGATGGCGATCACCGGGCTGTCGATGGTCGTGTGGGCGCACCACATGTTCGCCACGGGCGCGGTGCTGCTGCCGTTCTTCTCGTTCATGAGCTTCCTGATCGCCGTGCCGACGGGGGTGAAGTTCTTCAACTGGACGGGGACGATGCTGAAGGGCTCGCTGTCGTTCGAGACCCCGATGCTGTGGGCGACCGGCTTCCTGGTGTCGTTCCTGCTCGGCGGTCTCACGGGGGTGATCCTGGCCTCGCCGCCGATGGACTTCCATGTCACCGACTCGTACTTCGTGGTCGCGCACTTCCACTACGTCGTCTTCGGCACGGTCGTCTTCGCCACCTTCGCGGGCTTCTTCTTCTGGTGGCCGAAGTTCACCGGGAAGATGCTCGACGAACGGCTCGGCAAGATCCAGTTCTGGACGCTCTTCGTCGGCTTCCACACCACGTTCCTGGTGCAGCACTGGCTGGGCGCGGAGGGCATGCCGCGGCGGTACTCGGACTATCTGGCCGCCGACGGCTTCACGGCCCTCAACACGGTCTCGACGATCGGCTCGTTCCTGCTGGGCCTCTCCACGCTGCCGTTCCTCTACAACGTCTGGAAGACCTCCCGGTACGGCGTCAAGGTCGACGTCGACGACCCGTGGGGCTACGGCCGGTCGCTGGAGTGGGCGACCTCGTGTCCGCCGCCGCGCCACAACTTCGTGACGCTGCCCCGGGTCCGCTCGGAGGCACCGGCGTTCGACCTGCACCATCCGAAGTTCGCGGCGATCACACCGCCCCAGACCCGGAAGGGCCAGGAGAGGACGCCGCACCCCCGGATCGGTCAAGAGCGGCCGACAGACGGTCCCGGAGAGACCTGA
- a CDS encoding FixH family protein, with protein MTLAPQQPTHRDDPEDRATTPRTDCVADFAGGLTFEVADRGETGPAHLLLFLRDSDQQVRLPLTPAGDGRLRAALPSSVAVPEGRWDVYLQVAEGEPRRLSPGVNDLRSLVDRAPTVTADRIAVRIPYGTKHGNLTVRSWERSPHAEAGELHIGNGELEATVKAYGAEPTPDAYAELTDREESAPAVRADVTPDDRGGHRFTVAYGDLRPGTWDLWLLPQGESGPRVRIARLLDDIVEKHPVFVYPKARVETGHGPVEAEPHYTTDNDLSVTVTAVS; from the coding sequence ATGACGCTGGCTCCGCAGCAGCCCACGCACCGCGACGACCCGGAGGACAGGGCCACGACCCCGCGCACCGACTGCGTCGCCGACTTCGCGGGCGGCCTGACCTTCGAGGTCGCCGACCGCGGCGAGACCGGCCCCGCCCACCTGCTCCTCTTCCTCCGCGACAGCGACCAGCAGGTACGGCTGCCGCTCACCCCGGCGGGCGACGGCCGCCTGCGGGCCGCGCTGCCCAGCAGCGTGGCCGTCCCCGAGGGCCGCTGGGACGTCTACCTCCAGGTGGCCGAGGGCGAGCCGCGCCGACTCTCCCCCGGCGTCAACGACCTGCGCTCCCTCGTCGACCGCGCCCCCACCGTCACCGCCGACCGGATCGCCGTCCGCATCCCGTACGGCACCAAGCACGGCAACCTCACCGTCCGCAGCTGGGAGCGCTCCCCGCACGCCGAGGCGGGCGAACTCCACATCGGCAACGGCGAGCTGGAGGCGACGGTCAAGGCGTACGGCGCCGAGCCCACGCCCGACGCCTACGCCGAGCTCACCGACCGGGAGGAGTCCGCACCCGCCGTACGGGCCGACGTCACCCCGGACGACCGGGGCGGCCACCGCTTCACGGTGGCCTACGGCGACCTGCGGCCGGGCACCTGGGACCTGTGGCTGCTTCCGCAGGGGGAGAGCGGCCCGCGCGTGCGGATCGCGCGGCTTCTCGACGACATCGTCGAGAAGCACCCCGTCTTCGTCTATCCCAAGGCCCGCGTCGAGACCGGGCACGGCCCGGTGGAGGCCGAGCCGCACTACACGACCGACAACGACCTGTCCGTCACGGTCACCGCCGTGAGCTGA
- a CDS encoding glycosyltransferase family 4 protein, whose protein sequence is MHISFLIHNAYGIGGTIRTTYNLANTLAEQHDVEIVSVFRHRDEPVFDVDPRVRLRGLVDIREGGADKGHADLERPAKVFPRAEGRYGQYSALTDRRIAEHLASVDADVLVGTRPGLNVHMARQARRGPIRVGQEHLTLDSHSSALRATLRGVYPRLDALTTTTEADARAYGSKMRLPGVRLQAVPNPVPAPGIDPADGTGKWVVAAGRLAPVKRYDLLIKAFDKVREERPDWRLRIYGGGKQKDKLRALIDKLGLYNHVYLMGPANPIEPEWAKGSIAAVTSSLESFGMTIVEAMRCGLPVVSTNCPHGPGEIIDDGVDGRLVKVGNVKAIADGLLELINDDDKRQQMAHAAVKDSERFDPARIAERYETLFGDLVARGGGSSVGRLRGSLHRTRGALLGGAYAVRDAGRSAFKKGRTA, encoded by the coding sequence ATGCACATTTCTTTCCTGATACATAACGCGTACGGAATCGGGGGGACGATCCGGACGACGTACAACCTGGCGAACACCCTCGCCGAGCAGCACGACGTGGAGATCGTCTCCGTCTTCCGCCACCGCGACGAGCCGGTCTTCGACGTGGACCCCAGGGTCCGGCTGCGTGGCCTCGTCGACATCCGGGAGGGCGGCGCCGACAAGGGCCACGCCGACCTGGAACGCCCCGCCAAGGTCTTCCCGCGCGCCGAGGGCCGCTACGGGCAGTACAGCGCCCTGACCGACCGGCGCATCGCCGAGCACCTCGCCTCGGTCGACGCCGACGTCCTGGTCGGCACCCGGCCCGGGCTGAACGTGCACATGGCCCGGCAGGCCCGCCGCGGCCCGATCCGCGTCGGCCAGGAGCACCTCACGCTCGACAGCCACTCCTCGGCCCTGCGCGCCACCCTGCGCGGGGTCTACCCACGGCTCGACGCGCTCACCACGACCACCGAGGCGGACGCCCGCGCGTACGGCTCGAAGATGCGGCTGCCGGGCGTCCGCCTGCAGGCCGTGCCCAACCCGGTGCCCGCGCCGGGCATCGACCCCGCCGACGGCACCGGCAAGTGGGTCGTCGCCGCCGGCCGGCTCGCCCCCGTCAAGCGCTACGACCTGCTCATCAAGGCCTTCGACAAGGTGCGCGAGGAGCGGCCCGACTGGCGCCTGAGGATCTACGGCGGCGGCAAGCAGAAGGACAAACTCCGCGCCCTCATCGACAAGTTGGGCCTGTACAACCACGTGTACCTGATGGGCCCCGCCAACCCCATCGAGCCCGAGTGGGCCAAGGGGTCCATCGCCGCGGTCACCTCCAGTCTGGAGTCCTTCGGCATGACCATCGTCGAGGCCATGCGCTGCGGCCTGCCGGTGGTCTCCACCAACTGCCCGCACGGTCCCGGCGAGATCATCGACGACGGCGTCGACGGCCGCCTGGTCAAGGTCGGCAACGTCAAGGCCATCGCCGACGGTCTCCTCGAACTCATCAACGACGACGACAAGCGGCAGCAGATGGCGCATGCCGCGGTCAAGGACTCCGAGCGCTTCGACCCGGCCCGCATCGCCGAACGCTACGAGACGCTCTTCGGCGACCTCGTCGCCCGCGGCGGCGGCTCGTCGGTGGGTCGGTTGCGCGGCTCCCTGCACCGCACCCGTGGCGCCCTGCTCGGCGGCGCGTATGCCGTGCGGGATGCCGGACGTTCCGCTTTCAAGAAGGGGCGCACCGCATGA